A genomic stretch from Pseudomonas mendocina includes:
- a CDS encoding ABC transporter permease, whose amino-acid sequence MYLLRLALASLSNRRFTALLTVFAIALSVCLLLAVERVRTEARSSFANTISGTDLIVGARSGSVNLLLYSVFRIGNATNNIRWDSYQQIASHPQVKWAIPISLGDSHRGYRVMGTSSDYFEHYRYARSQPLQLKEGRPFAEDPFEVVLGAEVAQALNYHLGSELVLAHGVATVSLVKHDDKPFTVVGILERTGTPVDRTLHISLAGMEALHIDWQNGMPARGAARVSADQARHMDLEPKQITAMMLGLKSKIATFTLQRQINEFRGEPLLAILPGVALQELWSLMGTAEQALFVISLFVVLTGLIGMLTAILTSLNERRREMAILRSVGARPWHIASLLIVEAFALALAGVVLGCALLYLGIAGAQSFVQSNYGLYLPLSLPTPYEWTLLGAILLAALLMGVLPAWRAYRQSLADGLSIRL is encoded by the coding sequence ATGTACCTACTGCGCCTGGCCCTGGCCAGTCTGAGCAACCGCCGTTTTACTGCACTGCTGACGGTATTCGCCATTGCCTTGTCCGTGTGCCTGCTGCTGGCCGTAGAACGGGTGCGAACTGAGGCCCGCAGCAGCTTTGCCAATACCATCAGTGGCACAGACCTGATTGTCGGTGCGCGCTCTGGGAGCGTGAACCTGCTGCTGTATTCGGTCTTCCGAATCGGCAATGCCACCAACAATATCCGCTGGGACAGCTATCAACAGATCGCCTCGCACCCGCAGGTGAAATGGGCGATCCCCATCTCGCTCGGTGACTCCCATCGTGGCTATCGCGTGATGGGCACTAGCTCTGACTACTTCGAACACTATCGCTATGCCCGCAGCCAGCCGCTGCAGCTCAAGGAAGGCCGCCCCTTTGCTGAGGATCCCTTTGAGGTTGTGCTCGGGGCGGAAGTCGCCCAGGCGCTAAATTACCACTTGGGCAGCGAGCTGGTTCTCGCCCACGGCGTCGCCACAGTCAGTTTGGTTAAACACGACGACAAACCCTTCACCGTGGTCGGCATTCTTGAGCGCACCGGCACACCGGTGGACCGTACGTTGCACATATCCTTGGCAGGCATGGAAGCGCTGCATATCGATTGGCAAAATGGAATGCCTGCAAGGGGGGCAGCGCGAGTAAGTGCGGATCAGGCTCGTCATATGGACCTGGAGCCCAAGCAAATCACCGCCATGATGCTCGGCCTAAAGAGCAAAATTGCCACGTTTACCCTGCAAAGGCAGATCAACGAATTTCGCGGTGAACCCTTGCTGGCCATCCTTCCCGGAGTCGCCCTGCAAGAACTCTGGAGCCTGATGGGCACGGCCGAACAAGCACTGTTCGTGATCTCTCTGTTTGTGGTGCTGACCGGTTTGATCGGCATGCTCACCGCCATCCTCACCAGCCTCAATGAGCGCCGCCGGGAGATGGCCATCTTGCGCTCAGTAGGTGCCCGGCCTTGGCATATCGCCTCGCTGCTGATCGTCGAAGCCTTTGCGCTGGCACTGGCCGGCGTCGTGTTGGGATGCGCGCTGCTCTATCTCGGTATTGCGGGCGCACAGAGCTTTGTCCAATCCAACTACGGGCTGTACCTGCCCCTCAGCTTGCCAACACCCTATGAGTGGACGCTGCTCGGCGCTATTCTGCTGGCAGCCTTGCTGATGGGAGTCCTTCCGGCCTGGCGGGCGTACCGCCAATCCCTGGCGGACGGTTTGTCGATTCGTTTATGA
- a CDS encoding ABC transporter ATP-binding protein, with translation MTQTLIHLSELGFAWPGQPELLDIPEFTLHKGESLFLKGPSGSGKTTLLGLLGGVQKPGRGSIRLLDQELSTLPASRRDRFRVDHIGYIFQQFNLLPFLSVQENIELPCHFSKARAERARQRYGSVHEACKALLEHLGLNRSELLQRKAGELSIGQQQRVAAARALIGQPELVIADEPTSALDADTREAFINLLFAECRNAGSSLLFVSHDQSLAPLFDRNVSLAELNRASRKTEV, from the coding sequence ATGACACAGACCCTGATTCACCTCTCCGAACTCGGCTTTGCCTGGCCTGGCCAACCCGAGCTGTTGGATATCCCAGAGTTCACCCTGCACAAGGGCGAAAGCCTGTTTCTCAAAGGCCCCAGCGGCAGCGGTAAAACCACCCTGCTAGGCCTGTTAGGCGGCGTACAAAAGCCGGGACGGGGCAGCATCCGCCTGCTGGATCAAGAGCTGAGCACGTTGCCCGCCTCACGACGGGATCGTTTTCGCGTCGATCACATCGGCTATATTTTTCAGCAGTTCAATTTGCTGCCGTTTCTCTCCGTACAAGAGAACATCGAACTGCCTTGCCACTTCTCCAAAGCCCGCGCCGAGCGTGCCCGCCAACGTTACGGCAGCGTGCATGAGGCCTGTAAAGCACTGCTGGAACATCTTGGCCTGAACAGAAGCGAGTTACTGCAGCGCAAGGCCGGTGAACTCTCCATCGGCCAGCAGCAGCGAGTTGCCGCCGCCCGAGCACTGATCGGCCAGCCAGAATTGGTGATTGCCGATGAGCCAACCTCGGCGCTTGATGCCGACACCCGCGAGGCATTCATCAACTTACTGTTTGCCGAATGCCGCAACGCAGGCTCCAGCCTGCTCTTTGTCAGCCATGATCAAAGCTTGGCCCCCCTGTTCGACCGCAACGTGTCACTGGCCGAGTTGAACCGTGCCAGCCGTAAGACGGAGGTTTAA
- a CDS encoding DUF2796 domain-containing protein, whose translation MRCLLTATPFALLPMTLTALAHDHSHEEHGSLDAHVHGVAELNVALDGSTLELQLKTPAMNFVGFEHEAESEADKAKVASAKNELSKPVALFGISQGQCTLASQELESPLFEEAHAHEHEHEHEHSDHEGHSHAHNDIQAHYQLNCQQPDNLKQLDLTELFKRFPATEKINVQLIGPNGQKGQEVTASNPTLSF comes from the coding sequence ATGCGCTGCTTACTGACCGCCACCCCCTTTGCGCTACTCCCAATGACCCTGACGGCTCTCGCCCACGACCACTCGCATGAAGAGCATGGCAGCTTGGACGCCCACGTTCATGGCGTTGCCGAATTGAACGTGGCACTGGATGGTTCAACCCTCGAACTGCAACTTAAAACTCCTGCCATGAATTTTGTTGGCTTTGAGCATGAGGCAGAAAGCGAAGCGGATAAGGCTAAAGTTGCTTCGGCCAAAAATGAACTCAGTAAGCCCGTTGCGCTGTTTGGCATCTCACAAGGCCAGTGCACCCTGGCCAGCCAGGAACTTGAAAGCCCATTGTTTGAAGAGGCTCACGCGCATGAGCATGAGCATGAGCATGAGCACAGCGATCATGAAGGGCACAGCCATGCACACAATGACATCCAGGCCCATTATCAATTGAACTGCCAACAACCGGATAATTTGAAACAACTTGATCTGACAGAACTGTTCAAGCGCTTCCCAGCCACTGAGAAAATTAATGTACAACTGATCGGTCCTAATGGTCAGAAAGGCCAGGAAGTGACAGCATCCAACCCAACGCTGAGCTTCTGA
- the trxA gene encoding thioredoxin, producing the protein MSDSPYIFDVSGSASFEQLVIENSFHKPVLVDFWADWCAPCKALMPILAKLTEEYRGELLLAKVNCDIEQEIVARFGIRSLPTVVLFKDGQPVDGFAGAQPESAIRELLKPHVAEPTAVAEDPMEAAQAAFNDGHFAETEAQLKAVLTENNENAAALILYARCLAERGELGEADAVLNAVKGDEHKQALAGARAQLTFLRQSGELPDSAELKSRLAQNPEDDEACYQLAIQQLSRQQYEPALDALLKLFVRNRSYADGLPHKTLLQVFELLGNDHPLVTTYRRKLYQAIY; encoded by the coding sequence ATGAGTGACAGCCCTTATATTTTTGATGTTTCCGGCAGCGCCAGCTTCGAACAACTGGTGATCGAGAACTCCTTCCACAAACCGGTGCTGGTCGATTTCTGGGCCGACTGGTGCGCCCCCTGCAAAGCGCTCATGCCGATTCTGGCGAAACTCACTGAGGAGTATCGCGGCGAGCTGCTGTTGGCAAAGGTTAACTGCGATATCGAGCAGGAAATTGTCGCCCGCTTTGGTATCCGCAGCCTGCCGACTGTGGTGCTGTTCAAGGATGGTCAGCCGGTGGACGGTTTTGCCGGTGCGCAACCGGAATCGGCTATTCGTGAGCTGCTCAAGCCACACGTCGCAGAACCGACAGCGGTAGCTGAAGACCCAATGGAAGCGGCCCAAGCGGCCTTCAATGATGGTCACTTCGCCGAGACGGAAGCCCAGCTTAAAGCCGTCCTGACTGAGAACAACGAAAACGCTGCGGCGCTGATTCTGTATGCCCGCTGCCTGGCAGAGCGTGGCGAATTGGGCGAGGCCGATGCTGTGCTCAACGCCGTCAAAGGTGACGAACATAAACAGGCCCTGGCTGGCGCCCGTGCGCAACTGACTTTCCTGCGTCAGTCAGGCGAGCTGCCTGACAGCGCTGAGCTTAAATCTCGACTGGCGCAAAACCCGGAAGACGACGAGGCCTGCTATCAGTTGGCGATCCAGCAGCTGTCCCGCCAGCAGTACGAGCCTGCGCTAGACGCACTGCTCAAATTGTTCGTACGCAACCGCAGTTACGCCGATGGTTTGCCACACAAGACGCTGTTACAGGTGTTCGAGCTACTGGGCAACGACCATCCGCTGGTGACGACCTACCGCCGCAAGTTGTACCAGGCCATTTACTAA
- a CDS encoding 50S ribosomal protein L11 methyltransferase has translation MSAPAALQHALNSLLGDAKLTATPLPGTDIRLWLIDAENMDRAFSPEETRLILEEPPYWCFCWASGLVLARWLAERPEWVRGKRVLDFGAGSGVAAIAAAKAGAAEVVACDLDPLAIAASRANAELNDVELSYSADFFQEADRYDLIIVADVLYDRANLPLLDEFLSRGREALVADSRVRNFQHPLYQRLDVLEASTWPDLAEPAEFRHVSLYHAVRT, from the coding sequence GTGAGTGCACCCGCCGCTCTGCAACACGCCCTGAATAGTCTGCTGGGCGATGCAAAACTGACTGCGACCCCGTTACCCGGCACGGACATTCGTCTGTGGCTGATTGATGCGGAAAATATGGACCGCGCATTTAGCCCAGAAGAAACCCGACTGATTCTGGAAGAACCGCCCTACTGGTGCTTTTGCTGGGCCAGCGGACTGGTACTGGCTCGCTGGCTGGCCGAACGCCCTGAATGGGTGCGCGGCAAGCGCGTCCTCGACTTTGGCGCAGGCTCCGGTGTGGCGGCTATTGCGGCCGCTAAAGCGGGCGCGGCCGAAGTGGTCGCGTGCGATCTGGACCCACTGGCCATTGCCGCCAGCCGAGCCAACGCCGAACTCAATGACGTTGAGCTGAGCTACTCCGCGGACTTTTTTCAAGAAGCGGATCGCTACGACCTGATCATCGTCGCTGATGTGCTTTACGACCGAGCCAACCTGCCACTGCTGGACGAGTTCCTGAGCCGGGGTCGCGAAGCACTGGTTGCCGACTCCCGCGTGCGCAACTTCCAGCATCCGCTGTACCAGCGCCTGGATGTACTGGAGGCCAGCACATGGCCCGACTTGGCTGAGCCTGCCGAATTTCGCCATGTCAGCCTGTATCATGCGGTACGAACGTAA
- a CDS encoding YbaY family lipoprotein produces MKLATPAKFLLSSALLCLLSACSSDVPKPAEPVAPAKIIKEEQPTALPAHLRELSGSLLNVPAAAEVEMALLAVDQRGRPRTLLGDIRLRGTGNPLPFNLRFNPEAFGQFQRVELRARVNQSGRLILRLPPKTIAQPESQVLGALTLVPAP; encoded by the coding sequence ATGAAACTCGCGACACCCGCCAAATTTCTGCTCAGCAGTGCACTGTTGTGCCTGCTCAGCGCCTGCTCAAGTGATGTGCCCAAACCTGCCGAGCCGGTTGCTCCGGCCAAGATTATTAAGGAAGAGCAACCCACAGCCCTGCCTGCGCACCTGCGCGAATTGTCGGGCAGCCTGCTTAATGTCCCAGCAGCTGCCGAGGTAGAGATGGCGCTGCTCGCCGTTGATCAGCGTGGCCGCCCCCGCACGCTGCTGGGCGATATCCGCCTGCGCGGCACCGGTAATCCATTGCCGTTCAACCTGCGTTTCAACCCCGAAGCTTTTGGCCAGTTCCAAAGGGTTGAGCTGCGGGCGCGGGTCAACCAGTCCGGACGACTAATTCTACGATTGCCGCCGAAAACCATCGCACAGCCTGAGTCCCAGGTGTTAGGCGCACTGACACTGGTGCCTGCTCCGTGA
- the nrdR gene encoding transcriptional regulator NrdR encodes MYCPFCAANDTKVIDSRLVAEGDQVRRRRECVACGERFTTFETAELVMPRLIKQDGSRQPFDEDKLRAGMQRALEKRPVSVERLEAAIAHIKSQLRATGEREVKSLVLGELVMTELQKLDEVAYIRFASVYKRFQDLNEFREEIERLSREPAKGQR; translated from the coding sequence ATGTATTGTCCCTTCTGCGCGGCCAACGACACCAAAGTGATCGACTCGCGGCTTGTTGCCGAGGGTGATCAGGTACGTCGTCGGCGTGAATGTGTCGCCTGTGGTGAGCGTTTCACCACCTTTGAAACTGCCGAATTGGTAATGCCCCGACTGATCAAACAGGACGGCAGCCGTCAGCCCTTTGATGAAGACAAGCTGCGTGCTGGCATGCAGCGGGCACTGGAAAAGCGTCCGGTCAGTGTTGAACGTCTGGAGGCGGCCATTGCCCACATCAAGAGCCAGCTGCGTGCCACCGGCGAGCGTGAAGTCAAATCGCTGGTGCTGGGTGAGTTGGTGATGACCGAGCTGCAAAAGCTCGATGAAGTGGCGTATATCCGTTTCGCCTCAGTCTATAAACGTTTTCAGGACCTCAATGAGTTCCGTGAGGAAATCGAACGTCTGTCCCGCGAGCCCGCAAAAGGTCAACGATGA
- the ribD gene encoding bifunctional diaminohydroxyphosphoribosylaminopyrimidine deaminase/5-amino-6-(5-phosphoribosylamino)uracil reductase RibD: MNSDHAYMARALELARKGLYSTHPNPRVGCVIVKDDRIIGEGWHAKAGEPHAEVHALRKAGDKARGATAYVTLEPCSHHGRTPPCADALVNAGVARVVAAMQDPNPQVGGSGLLRLMNAGIAVQSGVLEAEARALNAGFIKRMESGLPFVRVKLAMSLDGRTAMANGESKWITGPAARSAVQRLRARSSVVLTGADTVLADDARLTVRNEELGLGAELSALALNRPPLRVLVDGRLRVPLDVPFFQAGPVVVATCAAAKARDRYLEDGHELLAVPGSNGHVDLRKLLSELALKGANEVLVEAGPRLAGAFARLGLVDEYQIFMAPKLLGSAARPLMDLPLARMAEAQSLKIVDMRAVGDDWRIIAVPQRDE, encoded by the coding sequence ATGAATTCAGATCACGCCTACATGGCGCGTGCGCTTGAGCTGGCCCGTAAAGGGCTTTATTCCACTCATCCCAATCCCCGCGTTGGCTGTGTCATCGTTAAAGATGACCGCATCATCGGCGAGGGCTGGCATGCCAAGGCTGGGGAGCCCCATGCGGAGGTGCATGCTTTGCGTAAGGCGGGTGATAAGGCCCGTGGCGCCACGGCTTACGTCACGCTTGAGCCGTGTAGCCATCACGGGCGCACGCCTCCCTGTGCCGACGCGTTGGTGAATGCTGGCGTGGCCCGTGTTGTGGCGGCCATGCAGGACCCCAACCCACAGGTGGGCGGCAGTGGGCTGTTGCGCCTGATGAATGCCGGTATTGCGGTGCAGAGCGGTGTTTTGGAAGCCGAAGCCCGTGCATTGAACGCTGGCTTTATCAAACGCATGGAGAGTGGGCTGCCGTTTGTGCGGGTGAAGTTGGCAATGAGCCTGGATGGTCGCACCGCCATGGCCAACGGTGAAAGCAAATGGATTACAGGGCCGGCTGCACGTTCGGCGGTACAACGCTTGCGCGCTCGTTCCAGCGTGGTGCTCACTGGCGCCGATACGGTGCTGGCCGACGATGCCCGGCTGACGGTGCGTAACGAAGAGTTGGGCTTGGGCGCAGAGCTGAGTGCGCTGGCGCTGAATCGACCACCGTTACGAGTATTGGTCGATGGACGCCTGCGGGTGCCGCTGGATGTACCGTTCTTCCAGGCAGGCCCTGTAGTGGTTGCGACATGCGCAGCAGCCAAGGCCCGCGATCGCTATCTTGAGGATGGCCATGAGCTACTGGCCGTTCCAGGCAGCAATGGGCATGTTGATCTGCGTAAATTGCTCAGTGAGCTAGCGCTTAAGGGCGCTAATGAGGTGTTGGTCGAGGCTGGCCCTCGATTGGCTGGTGCATTTGCCCGCCTTGGTTTGGTGGATGAATACCAGATATTTATGGCGCCTAAACTGCTGGGCTCAGCTGCACGCCCACTGATGGATTTGCCACTGGCGCGTATGGCAGAAGCCCAGTCGCTGAAGATTGTGGATATGCGCGCAGTAGGGGATGACTGGCGAATCATTGCTGTGCCGCAACGCGACGAGTGA
- a CDS encoding riboflavin synthase — translation MFTGIIEAIGTIRALTPKGGDVRVYVQTGKLDLGDVKLGDSIAVNGVCLTAVELPGDGFWADVSRETLARTAFIDLKAGSKVNLEKALTPSSRLGGHLVSGHVDGVGEVIARADNARAVQFTIRAPRELAKYIAHKGSITVDGTSLTVNAVNGAEFELTIVPHTLGETIMADYQAGRQVNLEVDLLARYLERLLLGEKAADGKASGLTESFLAEHGYLKN, via the coding sequence ATGTTCACCGGAATAATCGAAGCCATCGGCACCATTCGTGCGTTGACGCCTAAAGGAGGTGATGTGCGGGTGTATGTGCAAACCGGCAAGCTTGACCTGGGTGATGTCAAACTGGGCGACAGTATTGCCGTGAACGGCGTTTGCCTGACGGCCGTAGAGCTGCCGGGTGACGGCTTCTGGGCTGATGTCAGCCGTGAAACCCTGGCGCGTACAGCATTTATTGATCTGAAAGCCGGCAGCAAGGTCAATCTGGAAAAAGCCCTGACCCCAAGCAGTCGTCTGGGTGGGCATCTGGTTAGCGGCCACGTTGACGGTGTCGGTGAGGTCATCGCCCGTGCTGATAACGCCCGTGCTGTGCAGTTCACCATCCGTGCCCCGCGCGAGTTGGCCAAATACATTGCGCACAAAGGTTCGATCACGGTTGATGGCACCAGCCTGACCGTCAATGCAGTCAATGGCGCCGAGTTTGAACTGACGATCGTGCCGCACACCCTTGGCGAGACCATCATGGCTGACTACCAAGCCGGACGTCAGGTCAACCTTGAGGTGGATCTGCTGGCGCGCTATCTGGAGCGTCTGTTGCTGGGCGAAAAGGCCGCTGATGGCAAGGCCTCCGGTCTGACTGAAAGTTTCCTGGCCGAACACGGCTACCTGAAGAATTAA
- the ribBA gene encoding bifunctional 3,4-dihydroxy-2-butanone-4-phosphate synthase/GTP cyclohydrolase II, which yields MALNSIEELVEDIRAGKMVILMDDEDRENEGDLIIASECVTAEHINFMARFARGLICMPMTRERCETLKLPLMAPRNGSGFGTKFTVSIEAAEGVTTGISAADRARTVQAAVAKDAVADDIVSPGHIFPLMAQPGGVLARAGHTEAACDLARLGGFEASGVICEIMNDDGTMARRPELEVFAAEHGIKIGTIADLIHYRLIHERTVERAGEQVLDTELGQFNLVTYRDAVEDTVHMALTLGEINPEQPTLVRVHNMDPLRDLFMVNLDGRWSMRAAMAEVAKAGNGVVLLLGNALTGNELMQGLQRQLAGETKAAAPTTYSTVGAGSQILRDLGVRKMRLMSSPMKFNALSGFDLEVVEYLPSN from the coding sequence ATGGCTCTGAACAGCATTGAAGAATTAGTTGAAGACATCCGCGCCGGGAAAATGGTCATCCTGATGGATGACGAAGACCGCGAGAACGAAGGTGACCTGATCATCGCCTCCGAGTGCGTCACCGCCGAGCACATTAACTTCATGGCGCGTTTCGCCCGTGGCCTGATCTGCATGCCGATGACCCGCGAGCGTTGCGAAACCTTGAAGCTGCCCCTGATGGCGCCGCGTAACGGTTCTGGCTTCGGCACCAAGTTCACCGTCTCCATCGAAGCGGCTGAAGGTGTAACCACCGGTATTTCCGCTGCTGACCGTGCCCGCACGGTGCAGGCTGCTGTCGCCAAAGATGCAGTCGCCGACGATATTGTCAGCCCCGGTCACATCTTCCCGCTGATGGCGCAGCCGGGCGGTGTACTGGCCCGTGCCGGTCATACTGAGGCCGCGTGTGATCTGGCGCGTTTGGGTGGTTTTGAGGCCAGCGGCGTGATCTGCGAGATCATGAATGACGACGGCACCATGGCGCGTCGCCCTGAGCTGGAAGTGTTTGCTGCCGAGCACGGTATCAAGATCGGTACCATCGCCGACCTGATCCACTACCGCCTGATCCACGAGCGCACTGTTGAACGCGCCGGTGAGCAAGTGCTCGATACCGAGCTGGGCCAGTTCAATCTGGTGACTTACCGCGATGCGGTGGAAGACACCGTGCACATGGCATTGACCCTGGGCGAGATCAACCCTGAGCAGCCGACGCTGGTGCGTGTGCACAACATGGACCCGCTGCGCGACCTGTTTATGGTCAACCTGGATGGACGCTGGAGCATGCGTGCGGCCATGGCTGAAGTGGCTAAGGCGGGCAACGGTGTTGTCTTGCTGCTGGGCAACGCGCTGACTGGTAATGAACTGATGCAGGGCCTGCAACGTCAATTGGCAGGTGAAACCAAGGCGGCCGCGCCGACGACCTACAGCACAGTAGGTGCAGGCTCGCAGATACTGCGTGACCTTGGTGTACGCAAAATGCGCCTGATGAGTTCGCCAATGAAGTTCAATGCATTGTCCGGTTTCGATCTGGAAGTTGTAGAATACCTACCCTCTAACTGA
- the ribE gene encoding 6,7-dimethyl-8-ribityllumazine synthase: MTLKTIEGTFIAPKGRFALVVGRFNSFVVESLVSGAIDALVRHGVSESDITIIRAPGAFEIPLVAQKVAQRGEYNAIIALGAVIRGGTPHFEYVAGECTKGLAQVSMEFGVPVAFGVLTVDSIEQAIERSGTKAGNKGAEAALSALEMVSLLAQLEAK, encoded by the coding sequence ATGACCCTGAAGACCATTGAAGGTACTTTTATCGCCCCGAAGGGCCGCTTTGCCCTGGTCGTGGGCCGCTTCAACAGCTTTGTTGTTGAAAGCCTGGTAAGTGGCGCCATTGACGCGCTGGTTCGTCACGGCGTGAGCGAAAGCGACATCACCATCATCCGTGCTCCGGGTGCATTCGAGATCCCGCTGGTGGCGCAGAAAGTCGCTCAGCGTGGCGAATACAACGCGATCATCGCTCTGGGCGCTGTGATTCGTGGCGGTACTCCGCACTTCGAATACGTTGCGGGTGAGTGCACTAAAGGTCTGGCTCAGGTCTCCATGGAGTTCGGTGTGCCGGTTGCGTTCGGCGTACTGACTGTTGATTCCATTGAGCAAGCCATCGAACGTTCCGGCACCAAAGCAGGTAACAAAGGTGCTGAAGCTGCGCTGTCTGCCCTGGAAATGGTCAGCCTGCTGGCGCAGTTGGAGGCCAAGTGA
- the nusB gene encoding transcription antitermination factor NusB produces the protein MSNDTNGQKPQKAKGPKAPGGKTQARRQARSLAMQALYSWHMAGQSLNEIEAQFRVDNDFSAVDGAYFHEILHGVPRQKSEIDGAFESLLDRPLDEIDPVELSILRLSTYELKNRVDIPYRVVINEGIELAKVFGATDGHKFVNGVLDKLAPSLRAAEVSAYKR, from the coding sequence GTGAGTAACGATACAAACGGCCAGAAGCCTCAGAAGGCTAAAGGCCCGAAAGCGCCCGGCGGCAAAACCCAGGCGCGCCGTCAGGCTCGCTCCCTAGCCATGCAGGCGTTGTACTCCTGGCATATGGCGGGTCAGTCGCTGAACGAAATCGAAGCGCAATTCCGCGTCGATAACGATTTCAGCGCTGTAGACGGTGCTTACTTTCACGAAATTCTGCACGGTGTTCCGCGCCAGAAGAGTGAAATCGACGGTGCCTTTGAGTCGCTGCTGGACCGCCCGCTGGATGAAATCGACCCGGTTGAACTGTCGATCCTGCGCCTGTCCACGTACGAGCTGAAGAACCGCGTTGATATTCCCTATCGCGTGGTGATCAACGAAGGCATTGAGCTGGCCAAAGTCTTTGGCGCCACTGACGGGCACAAGTTCGTCAACGGCGTTCTCGACAAGCTGGCGCCAAGCCTGCGGGCAGCCGAAGTCAGCGCTTACAAGCGCTGA
- the thiL gene encoding thiamine-phosphate kinase, with product MGEFELIRHYFAAAACARGGEGIALGIGDDCALLTLPAEQQLAVSTDTLVEGVHFPRQADPYLLAQRALAVSASDLAAMGAQPVGFTLALTLPNAEADWLQAFARGLDEMAHYCDIRLIGGDTTRGPLSMTLTVFGQVPHQQALKRSGAQVGDLLCVGGELGDAAGALPLVLDPSLSVSEAGDALLGRYWSPKPQLQLGLALRGKATAALDISDGLLADCGHIARASGVALLIEQARVPLSADLLDVAGEEGALNCALSGGDDYRLAFTLPPEHLATLQEQGLPVYVVGRVEVGEGVTLLDTQGRCVQAPASGYQHFGNPRD from the coding sequence TTGGGTGAATTCGAATTAATCCGTCATTACTTTGCTGCGGCAGCTTGCGCCCGCGGCGGCGAAGGTATTGCCTTGGGCATTGGTGATGACTGCGCGTTATTAACGCTACCTGCTGAGCAGCAACTGGCGGTGTCCACCGACACCTTGGTTGAGGGCGTGCACTTTCCCCGTCAGGCTGATCCTTATTTGCTCGCTCAGCGTGCGTTGGCTGTTTCCGCCAGTGATCTGGCGGCGATGGGCGCACAGCCCGTTGGCTTTACCTTGGCGCTGACCCTGCCCAACGCGGAAGCAGATTGGCTTCAGGCATTTGCACGCGGCTTGGATGAAATGGCGCATTACTGTGACATCCGCCTGATCGGGGGGGACACTACCCGTGGGCCGCTGAGTATGACGCTGACTGTTTTCGGTCAAGTGCCGCACCAGCAGGCTCTAAAGCGCAGTGGTGCTCAGGTCGGCGATCTGCTTTGTGTCGGTGGCGAATTGGGGGACGCAGCAGGTGCACTGCCTCTGGTGCTTGATCCCTCATTGTCAGTGAGCGAGGCGGGTGATGCCTTGCTGGGACGCTACTGGTCGCCTAAACCACAACTGCAGCTGGGCCTTGCCTTGCGTGGTAAAGCCACGGCGGCGCTGGATATCTCCGATGGTTTGCTCGCTGACTGCGGTCATATCGCTCGCGCCTCGGGTGTCGCGCTGTTGATCGAACAAGCCCGTGTGCCGCTTTCTGCGGATTTGCTCGACGTTGCCGGTGAGGAAGGTGCGCTGAACTGTGCCCTTAGCGGCGGCGATGATTACCGTTTAGCCTTCACTCTTCCACCTGAGCATCTTGCTACCTTGCAAGAGCAGGGACTGCCGGTCTACGTGGTTGGCCGTGTGGAAGTTGGAGAGGGCGTTACACTACTGGATACGCAGGGACGTTGCGTGCAGGCGCCCGCCAGCGGCTATCAACATTTTGGAAATCCTCGTGACTGA
- a CDS encoding phosphatidylglycerophosphatase A produces the protein MTDQLKPKTTAHVPLQVWRNPWHFLAFGFGSGTMRKAPGTWGSLVALPFVPLLQQLPDWGYWLVLAVSIVFGCWLCGKVARDLGVHDHEGIVWDEFVGIWITFWLAPAGWGWLALGFLLFRLFDILKPWPISWVDRQVHGGFGIMLDDILAGVLAWLSMQLIVWGWANGLGTALGA, from the coding sequence GTGACTGATCAACTTAAGCCTAAAACCACCGCCCATGTACCGCTGCAGGTGTGGCGTAATCCGTGGCACTTTCTGGCCTTTGGCTTTGGCTCCGGGACTATGCGTAAGGCTCCGGGGACTTGGGGTTCATTGGTCGCGCTGCCGTTTGTGCCGCTTTTGCAGCAACTGCCAGACTGGGGCTACTGGTTAGTGCTGGCCGTGAGTATCGTTTTCGGGTGCTGGTTATGCGGCAAGGTCGCCCGTGACTTAGGCGTGCATGACCACGAAGGCATTGTGTGGGACGAATTCGTTGGCATCTGGATCACCTTCTGGCTGGCGCCGGCCGGGTGGGGTTGGCTGGCGCTGGGTTTTTTATTGTTCCGTCTGTTCGATATTCTCAAACCCTGGCCGATAAGCTGGGTGGACCGCCAGGTACATGGCGGCTTCGGCATCATGCTGGACGACATCCTTGCAGGTGTGTTGGCCTGGCTGAGCATGCAACTTATTGTCTGGGGCTGGGCTAACGGATTAGGCACGGCGCTGGGGGCATAA